A part of Desulfotomaculum nigrificans DSM 574 genomic DNA contains:
- the polA gene encoding DNA polymerase I produces MSLDTLLVIDGNSLVHRAFHALPLLSNSKGVITNAAYGFTNMLLKVLQEVEPGFVAVAFDKGKVTFRNEAYADYKGHRQATPDELRPQFVIVRDILKAMRIPYFELAGYEADDLIGTITTRGEATGLNVIILTGDRDALQLVSPKTKVMLTRKGITEIELFDEGLVWDKFGVTPNQIVDLKALQGDASDNIPGVPGIGAKTAAALIKEHGSVEQIIKNIDNLTPRQQKLLRGMEEQAMLSKRLATIVTDVPMDLDLAACSWQGPDNQKLLEIFTELEFKTLIKQLLEGTKSKKSQDGAKKTEKYVPPVNTYQVGYKVTTNQDDFDELLVNATRAGKVALYLEGTRHDGISRIFVAVPEQDIYLLPLQDTDPYPALTVLQALCENSEIKKYFHDAKSALWMLHHHGIELKSLAFDTMVAAYLLNPTASGYDLIDLALEHLGIVLPVNGEVSLAAKADAILKLAGELVKKLHLQEEDRLYFEVELPLVQVLADMEMAGVTVDKQGLKEMSAELHDMIESLAHRIHTLAGEDFNINSPKQLGHILFEKLKLPVYKKTKTGYSTDAEVLEKLAEEHEIVALILEYRQLAKLKSTYTDGLAALVDPQTGRLHSTFHQTVTATGRLSSAEPNLQNIPIRLESGRRIRKVFVPRQKGNLILTADYSQIELRVLAHMSQDPSFLEAFRQGQDIHTRTAAEVFGVPMEEVTPDMRSRAKAVNFGIVYGISDFGLARDLKVSRREAKSYIDNYFARCPGVKDYIDRVIKEAKHTGYVTTLLNRRRYLPDLFSPNYNARSFGERAAMNTPIQGSAADIIKLAMVRVARELRERNLQAKLVLQVHDELIFDVPESEVNELVDLVRDCMENALPLDVPLVVDVKLGPNWYEVKPI; encoded by the coding sequence TTGTCTCTGGATACCCTGCTCGTGATAGATGGAAACAGTTTAGTCCACCGGGCCTTTCATGCTCTACCCCTGCTGTCCAACAGTAAAGGTGTCATCACCAATGCGGCCTATGGCTTCACCAATATGCTGTTAAAAGTATTACAGGAGGTTGAACCAGGTTTTGTGGCCGTAGCCTTTGATAAGGGAAAGGTTACTTTTCGTAATGAAGCCTACGCCGACTACAAGGGACACCGCCAAGCCACACCGGATGAGTTAAGGCCCCAGTTTGTGATTGTCCGGGATATTCTTAAGGCCATGCGTATTCCTTATTTTGAACTGGCCGGCTACGAAGCGGATGATTTAATCGGTACCATCACTACCCGGGGGGAGGCCACCGGCCTTAATGTGATTATTCTTACCGGTGACCGGGATGCCCTGCAGTTGGTTTCTCCTAAAACCAAAGTTATGCTCACCCGCAAGGGTATCACCGAAATTGAACTTTTTGACGAAGGACTGGTTTGGGATAAATTTGGTGTGACACCTAACCAAATTGTTGATTTAAAGGCTTTGCAGGGAGATGCGTCAGACAACATCCCCGGGGTGCCTGGTATCGGCGCCAAAACAGCGGCGGCCTTGATTAAAGAACACGGTTCCGTGGAACAGATTATTAAAAACATTGATAATTTGACCCCCAGGCAGCAGAAGTTACTGCGGGGTATGGAAGAACAGGCCATGTTGTCCAAACGTTTGGCCACCATTGTCACAGATGTACCCATGGATCTGGATTTAGCTGCATGTTCCTGGCAGGGACCGGACAACCAGAAATTATTGGAAATTTTTACCGAGCTGGAGTTTAAAACTTTAATTAAACAACTGTTAGAAGGTACTAAATCAAAGAAAAGTCAAGACGGGGCCAAGAAAACTGAAAAATATGTACCACCGGTAAACACCTACCAGGTGGGTTATAAAGTTACCACCAACCAGGATGACTTTGATGAATTGCTGGTTAACGCCACCCGGGCCGGCAAAGTGGCTTTATATTTAGAAGGCACCCGGCATGATGGCATTAGCCGAATTTTTGTGGCGGTACCGGAGCAGGATATCTACCTGTTGCCACTCCAAGACACCGACCCCTACCCTGCTTTGACCGTTTTACAGGCCCTGTGCGAGAACAGTGAGATTAAAAAATATTTCCATGATGCCAAGTCAGCTTTGTGGATGCTACACCACCACGGTATAGAGCTCAAATCCCTGGCCTTTGATACAATGGTGGCCGCTTACTTGTTAAATCCCACTGCTTCCGGTTACGATCTAATTGACTTAGCCCTGGAGCACCTGGGCATTGTGCTGCCGGTTAACGGTGAAGTGAGCCTGGCGGCCAAAGCAGACGCCATTCTCAAATTAGCCGGGGAACTGGTCAAAAAACTACACCTGCAGGAAGAAGACCGGCTTTACTTTGAGGTGGAACTACCCCTGGTGCAGGTGTTAGCGGATATGGAAATGGCCGGCGTCACAGTGGATAAGCAGGGCCTTAAAGAAATGTCCGCAGAACTGCATGATATGATTGAATCCTTGGCCCACCGTATCCACACCCTGGCAGGTGAGGATTTCAATATTAACTCGCCCAAGCAGCTGGGACATATTTTGTTTGAAAAGTTAAAGCTGCCGGTTTACAAAAAAACCAAAACCGGCTACTCCACCGATGCCGAGGTACTGGAAAAACTGGCGGAGGAACACGAAATTGTGGCCTTAATTCTGGAGTACCGCCAGCTGGCCAAGTTAAAGTCCACCTATACCGATGGCCTGGCGGCCCTGGTGGACCCACAAACCGGCAGGTTACACTCCACCTTCCACCAGACGGTAACAGCCACCGGCCGGCTTTCCAGCGCCGAACCCAATTTACAAAATATTCCCATCCGCTTGGAGTCAGGTCGGCGGATCAGAAAAGTGTTTGTTCCCCGGCAAAAGGGCAACCTAATCTTAACGGCGGACTACTCGCAAATTGAGCTGCGGGTGCTGGCCCATATGTCCCAGGATCCCAGTTTCCTGGAGGCTTTCCGGCAGGGTCAGGACATTCATACCCGGACTGCTGCGGAGGTCTTCGGGGTGCCCATGGAGGAAGTCACCCCGGATATGCGCAGTCGGGCCAAGGCAGTAAACTTTGGGATTGTTTACGGTATCAGCGATTTTGGCCTGGCCCGTGATTTAAAAGTCAGCCGCCGAGAAGCTAAAAGCTATATTGATAACTACTTTGCCCGCTGCCCCGGGGTTAAGGATTATATCGACCGGGTAATTAAAGAAGCTAAACATACCGGCTATGTAACTACCTTATTAAACCGGCGCCGTTACCTACCAGATCTGTTTAGCCCCAATTATAACGCCCGCAGTTTTGGCGAACGGGCGGCCATGAATACCCCCATTCAAGGCAGTGCTGCCGATATTATCAAACTGGCCATGGTCAGAGTGGCCAGAGAATTAAGAGAGAGGAACCTGCAGGCTAAACTGGTGCTGCAGGTACATGATGAATTAATTTTTGATGTGCCGGAATCGGAAGTGAACGAACTGGTAGACCTGGTGCGGGATTGTATGGAAAATGCTTTACCTTTAGATGTACCGCTGGTGGTTGACGTAAAACTAGGTCCCAATTGGTATGAAGTAAAACCCATCTAA
- the coaE gene encoding dephospho-CoA kinase (Dephospho-CoA kinase (CoaE) performs the final step in coenzyme A biosynthesis.) — MIIGLTGNIASGKSSVAKYLRDLGALVIDADQVARRVVMPNTPALREIVLSFGPGILNEDGSLNRRKLGSIVFKDQTARLRLEQITHPRIEEEINRHILSFKESSPDGVLVLEVPLLIEVGWHKKVDQVWLVVVREDVQLQRLVMRDKLSPAEARQRMASQMPQWEKMKYADVIIDNSDSPNATLAQVKEAWSKLLIQATH, encoded by the coding sequence ATGATTATTGGATTAACCGGTAATATTGCCAGCGGTAAAAGTTCTGTGGCAAAATATTTAAGGGATTTAGGGGCTCTGGTCATTGATGCGGACCAGGTGGCCCGCCGGGTGGTTATGCCTAATACCCCGGCCCTCAGGGAGATTGTTCTCTCCTTTGGGCCGGGCATTTTAAATGAAGATGGTAGCTTAAATCGGCGCAAGCTGGGCTCCATTGTCTTTAAGGACCAGACGGCCCGGCTCAGGCTGGAACAAATCACCCACCCTCGCATTGAGGAGGAAATTAACCGCCACATTTTATCCTTTAAAGAGTCTTCCCCCGATGGCGTCCTGGTACTGGAGGTCCCCCTGCTGATTGAAGTGGGCTGGCATAAAAAGGTGGATCAAGTATGGCTGGTAGTTGTCAGAGAGGACGTACAATTGCAGCGTTTAGTTATGAGGGACAAGCTTTCCCCGGCGGAGGCCCGGCAGCGGATGGCCAGTCAAATGCCCCAGTGGGAAAAAATGAAATACGCTGATGTTATAATTGATAACAGTGACTCCCCTAATGCCACCCTGGCCCAGGTGAAAGAAGCCTGGTCTAAATTATTGATCCAAGCAACACATTAA
- a CDS encoding IS110 family transposase: MLKIVYPICCGIDVHKKFLVACIAFTNDKGVTTYKSRRFSTFTNNLRKLSEWLSSNSCTHVCMESTGKYWVPVYNILEATCKITLAHPKYVKAIRGKKTDKKDAKWIADLFKHDLVAGSFMPPLPIRQLRDLMRYRFKLTNFSSSEKNRIQNCLTVSNIQLANVVSDTFGKSSMRIIDYLLENPDDKDFDFVPLLHSSMLHKVDDIRLALDGMITPEQRQKMNIILQHYGELGKCKSNLESLILSLSEPYAKERTLVSTVPGIKNPFSAIAIISEIGADMSVFPTAKHLCSWAGVTPQNNESAGKKHSVRISRAGVYIKPLLVQCANAVVKSDKHPEIKGRYLSIKKRRGHKRAIIAIARMLLTAIYHILKKGEPYNPELYKKAQPFPASREITVEQAILIARRHGYSVVKD; encoded by the coding sequence ATGTTAAAAATCGTTTACCCCATCTGTTGTGGAATTGATGTCCACAAAAAGTTTCTTGTTGCTTGTATTGCCTTTACCAATGACAAAGGTGTTACCACTTACAAGTCCAGACGCTTTTCTACCTTCACAAACAATTTGCGAAAGCTGTCGGAGTGGCTTTCCTCCAATTCCTGCACGCATGTTTGCATGGAATCCACCGGCAAGTATTGGGTACCTGTGTACAATATTTTGGAAGCCACCTGTAAAATTACACTGGCTCATCCAAAGTATGTCAAGGCGATTCGCGGTAAGAAAACCGATAAAAAGGATGCCAAGTGGATTGCCGACCTGTTTAAGCACGACCTTGTTGCAGGAAGCTTTATGCCACCACTTCCAATTCGTCAATTGCGTGACTTGATGCGTTATCGTTTTAAGCTCACAAACTTTAGTTCCAGCGAGAAGAACCGGATTCAAAATTGTCTTACTGTATCAAATATCCAGCTCGCCAACGTGGTATCTGATACTTTCGGTAAGAGTTCAATGAGAATCATTGACTACTTGCTTGAAAATCCCGATGATAAGGATTTCGATTTTGTTCCTCTTCTTCACTCATCCATGCTGCATAAAGTGGACGATATCCGTCTTGCCCTGGACGGAATGATTACACCGGAACAGCGGCAAAAAATGAATATTATTCTTCAGCATTATGGCGAATTAGGAAAGTGCAAGTCCAACCTTGAATCCTTAATTCTATCGCTCTCAGAGCCTTATGCCAAGGAACGTACTTTAGTGTCCACTGTACCAGGTATCAAAAATCCCTTTTCTGCAATCGCTATAATTTCAGAAATCGGTGCTGATATGTCTGTGTTCCCTACAGCCAAACACTTGTGTTCCTGGGCAGGAGTGACTCCTCAAAACAACGAGAGTGCGGGCAAAAAACATTCTGTTCGCATATCTCGTGCCGGTGTTTATATCAAACCACTTTTAGTACAGTGCGCCAACGCTGTTGTTAAAAGTGATAAACACCCTGAAATCAAGGGCCGCTATTTATCCATCAAAAAGCGGCGTGGCCATAAGCGTGCTATTATAGCTATTGCACGAATGTTGCTTACTGCCATTTATCACATCCTTAAAAAAGGTGAACCTTACAACCCCGAACTTTATAAGAAAGCGCAACCTTTTCCTGCATCTCGTGAAATCACAGTAGAACAGGCTATTCTTATAGCTCGGAGGCACGGGTACTCTGTAGTTAAGGATTGA
- the mutM gene encoding bifunctional DNA-formamidopyrimidine glycosylase/DNA-(apurinic or apyrimidinic site) lyase, with the protein MPELPEVETVVRSLEKHLAGLTITAVDVFMPKVIRSPKPEVFAERIVGKQLQKKLGRRGKYLLLHLSDGLTLVVHLRMTGRLVYCDAETPVEKHTHVIFHLDNGKQLRFTDQRQFGRMQLVPTSEVNELSGIKDLGPEPLDESFTRDFLKKEIRRRRTRIKPLLLDQCFIAGLGNIYADEALFRARVHPERIASDLSPREIARLHKAIVEVIAGGIKHRGTTFRDYVDGEGRAGSYQQHLKVYNRENLPCPHCGKPIARIKVAGRSSYYCPCCQKLK; encoded by the coding sequence GTGCCCGAGCTGCCGGAAGTAGAAACAGTGGTTCGCTCACTGGAAAAACACCTGGCCGGACTTACCATTACGGCCGTTGATGTATTTATGCCCAAAGTTATTCGTTCTCCTAAACCGGAAGTCTTTGCTGAACGAATTGTCGGTAAGCAACTGCAGAAAAAGCTAGGCCGCCGTGGTAAATACCTGCTGCTGCATTTAAGTGACGGGTTAACGTTGGTAGTTCACCTCCGTATGACCGGCCGCCTGGTATACTGTGATGCTGAAACCCCGGTGGAGAAGCATACCCACGTAATATTTCACCTGGATAACGGCAAACAATTAAGGTTTACCGACCAACGTCAATTTGGTAGGATGCAGTTGGTGCCCACTTCGGAAGTTAACGAACTATCCGGGATTAAAGATCTGGGGCCGGAACCCCTGGATGAAAGCTTTACCAGGGATTTTTTAAAGAAGGAAATCCGCCGTCGGCGCACTCGGATTAAACCCCTGTTACTGGATCAGTGTTTTATTGCCGGTTTGGGTAATATATATGCAGATGAAGCCCTGTTCCGGGCCCGGGTACATCCGGAACGAATAGCCTCAGACTTATCCCCCCGGGAAATAGCCAGACTACATAAAGCCATTGTGGAAGTTATTGCCGGTGGCATCAAACACCGGGGTACCACCTTTCGAGATTATGTGGATGGTGAAGGGCGGGCTGGCAGTTATCAACAACACTTAAAAGTATATAACCGGGAAAACCTGCCCTGCCCTCATTGCGGTAAACCGATTGCCCGGATTAAAGTGGCGGGCCGCAGTTCCTATTACTGCCCCTGCTGTCAAAAACTGAAATAA
- a CDS encoding S41 family peptidase, translated as MKRFVLILVLLTFTWSVPAYAEDDSLTGASTIGEVFGYISQYHLKKPDVNELVKNSIKGMLDTLNDPYTVYLSPEELTQFKDELNGDFEGIGVELELKDQLPHVVRVLKNTPAEQAGIQKDDYIIAVDNQQMQGLPLSEAVKKLQGKQGTKVRLTIRRAGQPDISLELTRSTVNLPTVYHELLDNEIGYIAIDSFGMETGKEFADALRELQDMGSRSLIIDLRDNGGGFVDAALEVASYILGKDKTVLYTEDREKQRETYKTEFDSLIDRLPLVVLVNGESASASEILAGALQDYGRATLIGTKTYGKGTVQDIVDLSNGGALKLTTAIYLTPKGRRIDGQGLQPDRLVVTPELQLFAAKQLLHPTKLEIKFNGDGKVVLNGQELKAANKMVNEGGKFLVPLRFTLEALGYEIKYRSESNSIVASGKGRTWQLFFSGRNSILNGVTRVLNKAVVMKNGAAYIAAEDLRNISAEVIVEGKDVIIKMEPNMT; from the coding sequence TTGAAACGGTTTGTTTTGATCCTGGTTTTACTTACTTTTACCTGGTCGGTGCCAGCCTATGCCGAAGACGATTCATTAACCGGGGCATCAACCATAGGCGAAGTTTTTGGTTACATTAGTCAGTATCACTTAAAAAAACCAGATGTCAATGAATTGGTTAAAAACAGCATCAAGGGCATGCTGGATACCCTTAACGACCCCTACACTGTATATTTGTCCCCGGAGGAGCTAACCCAGTTTAAAGATGAGTTAAACGGTGATTTTGAGGGCATCGGGGTAGAATTAGAATTAAAGGACCAGTTGCCCCATGTGGTCAGAGTTCTCAAAAACACCCCGGCTGAACAGGCCGGGATACAAAAAGATGACTATATTATTGCCGTGGATAATCAACAGATGCAAGGTCTGCCGCTGTCAGAAGCGGTTAAAAAGCTGCAGGGAAAACAGGGCACCAAAGTTCGCCTCACCATCAGAAGAGCCGGGCAGCCGGATATTTCCCTGGAGTTAACTCGCAGTACAGTTAATTTACCTACGGTGTATCATGAATTATTGGATAATGAAATTGGTTATATTGCCATTGACAGCTTTGGGATGGAAACGGGCAAAGAATTTGCTGATGCCTTGCGGGAACTGCAGGATATGGGCAGCCGGAGCTTAATCATTGACCTGCGGGACAACGGTGGTGGCTTTGTGGATGCCGCCCTGGAAGTGGCTTCGTATATTCTGGGTAAAGACAAAACCGTATTATATACCGAGGACCGGGAGAAACAAAGGGAGACTTATAAAACTGAGTTTGATTCTTTAATTGACCGGCTCCCGCTGGTGGTGTTGGTTAACGGTGAGAGTGCCAGTGCTTCAGAAATTTTGGCCGGGGCACTACAGGATTACGGTAGGGCCACCCTGATAGGTACCAAAACCTACGGTAAAGGTACAGTACAGGATATTGTGGATTTAAGTAACGGTGGCGCCCTGAAGCTTACCACCGCCATTTACTTAACCCCCAAGGGCCGCCGTATTGACGGTCAAGGATTACAGCCGGATCGTCTGGTGGTAACCCCGGAACTCCAGTTGTTTGCCGCCAAGCAATTGCTGCATCCGACTAAACTGGAAATAAAGTTTAACGGAGATGGTAAGGTGGTCCTAAACGGCCAGGAGTTGAAGGCTGCTAATAAAATGGTAAATGAAGGCGGGAAATTTCTGGTGCCCCTGCGGTTTACCCTGGAGGCCCTGGGTTATGAGATTAAATACCGGTCTGAGTCCAACAGTATCGTAGCCAGCGGTAAAGGGCGGACCTGGCAACTGTTCTTCAGTGGCAGGAACAGTATTTTAAACGGAGTAACCAGGGTATTAAATAAAGCAGTGGTTATGAAGAATGGAGCAGCATATATTGCCGCAGAGGACTTACGCAACATTAGTGCTGAGGTTATTGTAGAGGGTAAAGATGTAATAATTAAAATGGAACCTAATATGACCTGA
- a CDS encoding DedA family protein, which yields MAIESANIPLPSEVILPFGGYLVYTGRLSFWATVMAGTLGGTLGSIGSYLLGLKGGRPFLKKYGRYIGITERKLATADRWFQRYGEATVFFTRLMPIVRTFISLPAGIAGMNFKRFVIYTFLGSLPWSILLVYVGYALGQNWQAIKPWFHRADFLVVLLLAGGVLYYLWSKLKQRRW from the coding sequence ATGGCCATTGAGAGCGCCAATATTCCCTTACCCAGTGAAGTGATTTTACCCTTTGGGGGATATCTGGTTTACACCGGGCGTTTGAGCTTCTGGGCTACGGTCATGGCGGGCACGTTGGGGGGGACCCTGGGTTCCATTGGTTCTTATCTTTTGGGATTAAAGGGTGGTCGGCCCTTTCTGAAAAAATACGGACGCTATATCGGAATTACCGAACGCAAGCTGGCCACAGCTGACCGCTGGTTTCAGCGGTACGGGGAAGCAACGGTATTTTTTACCAGACTGATGCCCATTGTGAGAACCTTTATATCATTACCGGCGGGGATTGCCGGGATGAATTTCAAACGTTTTGTTATATATACCTTTCTGGGTTCCTTACCCTGGAGTATTTTACTGGTTTATGTCGGTTATGCGTTGGGCCAGAACTGGCAGGCCATAAAACCCTGGTTTCATCGGGCGGACTTTTTAGTGGTACTGTTGTTGGCCGGGGGTGTTCTATACTATCTTTGGTCCAAATTGAAGCAGAGAAGATGGTAA
- a CDS encoding TVP38/TMEM64 family protein, with the protein MVKKKTIFLMATLVIVASIFLYASKFNWHPIGEAKQFTDPEHLASYLRSFGTMTVVVSIFLMILQTLFTPLPLFLLAGANGFIFGLGYGILITLSGSLIGATIAFYLARGFGRGLVSRCIKETYMSKVDQMSHSGGPWMVFMARLVPVIPSSIISYVAGLSKITFRGFFIATAIGKLPEIVIYTALGHSFKQAEGIATKVTLVLILLTLLAWPFISKSIKRAHDINPANKKKDHRPPCKFPPEKR; encoded by the coding sequence ATGGTGAAAAAAAAAACAATCTTTTTGATGGCTACTTTAGTTATTGTGGCATCCATTTTCCTCTATGCCTCAAAATTTAACTGGCATCCCATTGGGGAAGCTAAACAATTTACCGATCCAGAACATTTAGCCTCCTACCTTCGGTCCTTTGGCACCATGACCGTGGTGGTGAGCATATTTTTAATGATTTTGCAAACTCTGTTTACCCCACTGCCGCTATTTTTACTGGCCGGAGCCAATGGCTTTATTTTCGGACTTGGTTACGGTATTTTAATTACCCTCTCCGGTTCCCTTATCGGCGCCACCATTGCCTTTTATTTGGCCAGGGGTTTTGGCCGGGGTCTGGTTTCCCGGTGCATCAAGGAAACTTATATGTCTAAAGTGGATCAGATGAGCCACAGCGGTGGCCCCTGGATGGTTTTTATGGCTCGCCTGGTGCCGGTGATTCCATCCAGTATCATAAGTTATGTGGCTGGTTTAAGTAAAATAACCTTTAGAGGTTTTTTTATTGCCACAGCCATTGGTAAGTTACCGGAAATTGTTATTTATACTGCCCTCGGGCATAGTTTTAAACAGGCGGAAGGGATTGCCACCAAGGTAACTTTAGTGTTGATTCTTTTGACATTACTGGCCTGGCCCTTTATTTCTAAGAGTATTAAACGGGCTCATGACATTAACCCGGCCAATAAGAAAAAAGATCACCGCCCGCCATGTAAGTTTCCCCCGGAAAAGCGATAA
- a CDS encoding lytic transglycosylase domain-containing protein: MSLNRKKSLKLKRRLLFILILLLLWFNHKEIGRHLYPFPHQELVYHYAQANNLDPLFVAAVIKSESNFNDRATSPKGARGLMQIMPTTGDWISRKMGAGPLSPEQLFNVETNISLGTWYLADLLREFNGDIVLAIAAYNAGRGNVKSWLNSQHWTGEHKTIDQIPFYETRQYIRRVLWNYKVYHYLYGTGEPMLKLPVS; the protein is encoded by the coding sequence TTGTCCTTAAACCGCAAAAAATCTCTAAAACTTAAAAGGCGCCTTTTGTTTATACTTATATTGCTGTTATTGTGGTTTAACCATAAAGAAATTGGCCGCCATTTATACCCCTTTCCGCACCAAGAATTAGTTTACCACTATGCTCAGGCCAATAATTTAGACCCCTTATTTGTGGCGGCGGTAATTAAAAGCGAAAGTAACTTTAATGACCGGGCCACTTCGCCCAAAGGGGCCAGGGGCTTAATGCAAATCATGCCTACTACCGGCGACTGGATATCCCGCAAAATGGGCGCCGGCCCACTATCCCCGGAGCAGCTGTTTAACGTGGAGACCAATATCAGCCTGGGCACATGGTATTTAGCTGATCTACTCAGAGAATTTAACGGTGACATTGTGCTGGCAATTGCGGCCTATAACGCTGGTCGGGGTAACGTAAAAAGTTGGCTCAACAGCCAACACTGGACCGGTGAACACAAGACCATTGATCAAATTCCTTTTTACGAAACCAGGCAATACATCCGCCGGGTGCTATGGAATTATAAGGTCTATCATTATTTATACGGTACCGGTGAGCCGATGCTAAAACTCCCCGTCTCTTGA
- the ytaF gene encoding sporulation membrane protein YtaF, translating into MELITLVAFALALNMDALGTGVAYGIRNIRIPFTSLLIISGMSVVTILVSMLAGHMVSQLISATFAHRLGGIILLLVGIWILIQSLRENRKENQEEGSEEIQTVMELRIRFLGVVIQVLREPSRADLDSSGVISAREAVLLGAALAMDAFGAGFAVSMMGFNPFLTAAVVGIGHIILTYAGLLAGKTFACSCFGRQLAMLPGCILIAMGILKIR; encoded by the coding sequence ATGGAACTCATTACTTTGGTTGCCTTTGCCCTGGCTTTAAATATGGATGCACTTGGCACCGGAGTAGCCTACGGGATTCGTAACATTCGCATCCCATTCACTTCTTTATTAATCATTAGTGGCATGTCGGTTGTGACTATACTGGTCTCCATGTTGGCCGGCCACATGGTATCGCAACTTATTTCAGCCACTTTTGCCCACCGGCTAGGGGGTATCATCTTATTGCTGGTGGGTATCTGGATTTTGATCCAATCACTGCGGGAAAACAGAAAAGAAAACCAGGAGGAAGGCTCCGAGGAAATCCAGACAGTAATGGAACTGCGCATCCGGTTCCTGGGTGTGGTGATCCAGGTTTTACGCGAACCTTCCCGGGCTGACCTGGACTCCTCCGGCGTGATTTCCGCCCGTGAGGCCGTCTTACTGGGGGCAGCTCTGGCTATGGATGCTTTCGGCGCCGGTTTTGCTGTATCCATGATGGGGTTTAATCCTTTTCTAACAGCTGCGGTGGTGGGTATCGGCCATATTATTTTGACCTATGCCGGTTTACTGGCTGGTAAAACCTTTGCTTGTAGTTGCTTCGGCCGGCAACTGGCCATGTTGCCCGGATGTATCTTAATTGCTATGGGCATATTAAAAATTCGCTAA
- the pdaB gene encoding polysaccharide deacetylase family sporulation protein PdaB: MKVYIFDYRKFKQRAFLLGTLLIGAVFFTLLIYQQHSVTATAKKYAIYKVQTDKKVAALTFDISWGTRVPGPVLDILKKNKIKATFFISGPWAKKYPEFPKRIVAEGHEIASHGEEHVNLSQYAKEDVKKNIMTAHNKIKEVTGVAPNLIRTPNGDWNDMVISTAEELNYKVIQWSVDSLDWKKPGVEAIINRVLNKIHPGAIILMHASDTCLQTPDALPRVLQGLKQQGYQLVTVSELLKLGPGTTD; encoded by the coding sequence ATGAAAGTTTATATTTTCGATTATCGTAAATTTAAGCAACGTGCATTTTTACTTGGCACTCTTTTAATTGGCGCAGTCTTTTTTACTTTGTTAATTTATCAGCAACACTCCGTTACTGCCACAGCTAAAAAGTATGCCATTTATAAAGTACAAACGGATAAAAAAGTGGCTGCATTAACCTTTGATATCAGCTGGGGCACCCGAGTTCCCGGACCGGTACTGGATATTTTAAAGAAGAATAAAATTAAGGCTACCTTTTTTATCAGCGGTCCCTGGGCTAAAAAATACCCGGAATTTCCCAAGCGTATCGTCGCTGAAGGCCATGAGATTGCAAGTCACGGCGAAGAACACGTTAACCTTAGCCAGTACGCCAAGGAAGATGTAAAGAAAAATATTATGACCGCCCATAACAAGATTAAAGAAGTCACCGGGGTGGCACCCAATCTAATCCGTACCCCCAATGGGGATTGGAATGACATGGTGATTAGCACAGCGGAGGAATTAAATTACAAGGTCATTCAGTGGAGTGTGGATTCTCTGGACTGGAAAAAACCAGGTGTGGAAGCCATCATCAACCGGGTATTAAATAAGATTCATCCAGGTGCCATCATTTTAATGCATGCCAGCGACACATGTTTACAAACCCCGGATGCCCTGCCCCGGGTACTGCAGGGGTTAAAGCAGCAGGGTTATCAATTAGTAACTGTATCGGAGTTGTTAAAACTTGGCCCCGGCACCACCGATTAA